In Montipora foliosa isolate CH-2021 chromosome 13, ASM3666993v2, whole genome shotgun sequence, one DNA window encodes the following:
- the LOC137982587 gene encoding QRFP-like peptide receptor codes for METFLGNRSTVLTLQGAHNGSEAIVGESPALKALKLSLYAIIFLISVVGNTLVCIVVARRRRMRTVTNMFVLNLAVSDLAITCICIPFDIPVQENNYKWLYGSFACKLIYPLQTAAMFASIFTLTAVSINRFWAIVYPLRTQMTKLHASYVIVAIWVLCFTLTTPYAFVLRLDEATMECIEYWPGINYRKAYTASLFVLQYLLPLVVITLAYLNIGTELRYCSNVKNGSVANAVLQKAHRDEARKVVRMLIVVTLLFAICVLPNNVMWLWLDFGNGADYAHFWATVAFTNIILFANSAANPIAYTICHEKFREEFKLYFTCDSQIFHSLAENTLSYTRSRPRSLNGTEKTTTRSDAFEYGEILVIDTRESVI; via the coding sequence ATGGAGACATTTTTAGGCAACAGAAGCACTGTGTTGACGCTGCAAGGTGCACACAATGGCTCAGAGGCTATAGTTGGCGAATCACCTGCTTTAAAGGCACTCAAGCTATCACTCTACGCTATTATCTTCCTCATAAGTGTCGTTGGCAACACGTTGGTTTGCATCGTCGTCGCCAGACGCCGGCGAATGCGAACTGTCACGAATATGTTCGTGTTGAACCTTGCGGTTTCCGATCTCGCCATCACGTGCATTTGTATCCCTTTCGACATTCCGGTACAAGAAAATAACTACAAATGGCTTTATGGCAGCTTCGCATGCAAGCTCATATACCCGCTACAAACTGCGGCGATGTTTGCTTCGATTTTCACTCTTACGGCTGTAAGTATCAATAGATTTTGGGCAATTGTGTACCCGCTTCGGACACAAATGACGAAACTTCACGCCTCCTATGTTATTGTTGCAATATGGGTCCTCTGTTTTACTCTCACGACGCCGTACGCGTTTGTCCTCCGTTTGGACGAAGCGACCATGGAATGCATCGAATACTGGCCGGGAATAAACTACAGAAAAGCTTACACAGCTTCATTGTTTGTTCTACAATACCTATTGCCCCTAGTCGTGATTACACTTGCGTATCTCAATATTGGGACTGAATTAAGATACTGTTCCAATGTTAAAAACGGCTCAGTCGCGAACGCCGTCTTGCAAAAAGCGCACCGGGACGAGGCTCGAAAAGTGGTGCGCATGCTCATTgttgtcaccttgctttttgcCATCTGCGTTCTTCCGAACAATGTCATGTGGTTGTGGCTTGACTTCGGCAACGGCGCCGATTATGCTCACTTTTGGGCAACGGTTGCATTCACGAACATTATTTTATTTGCTAACAGTGCGGCAAACCCGATCGCCTACACGATTTGCCACGAGAAATTTCGAGAGGAGTTTAAGCTGTACTTTACTTGCGATTCGCAGATCTTTCATAGTTTGGCAGAAAATACGTTATCATATACAAGATCTCGGCCGAGGAGTCTAAACGGAACGGAAAAAACTACCACAAGGAGTGATGCTTTCGAATATGGAGAAATACTGGTTATTGATACAAGGGAGAGTGTTATTTGA